The genomic window cacctggcaggataaggtaccagacactgaagtccttgcttgagaagaactgccaagtattcaaactatgcttcagaaagcgcaactccaataggctggccatggtgtttgaatgcaaaatgtacacttgccaaaaagactattttatggagaacttacacgGGGcgggtgatcacatggtggtcagaagaaacaatacaagacacactcaagatctctctcaagaactttggatttgactgtgcaacatgggagacactggcacaggaccgctcagcatggtgcccacatcagaaagggtgctgtgctctatgagcaaagctatagagacagcacaaagtaaatgtaggatgtgcaaatttgtaGTAtcaaccccaaatattcacatgatctatctgtgcccaacctgtggtagagcattctgagctcgtactggtctgatcagccacagtcggacacactgaaacttcactgtatcagggtgatgtcattttggtcctcttcaagaacgaaggacaacaaccaacttaGTCCCTTCCACATACTCTATGATCAGGTGACACTGGCCTTGTTGCTCCTCACACCTCCTGACTCTGaccattttcactggctttcccaCATTCTTGGAGCCCTCTTCATCTCTTCATTTTGGTTTTCCTGGGTTCCTTCACATCTCAGCTAAAGCCCCACCTTCTGCAAATAGTCTTTcctaatcttagtgccttccttccaaGATTATCTCCAGTGCatcttatttgtatatagtttgcatttgtctttcccattagattgtgagctccttgagagcagagaagtttctgtgtttttgtttttgacctttctttggatctctggcacttagcatagtgcctggcatttaaattcttatttttttgccTCGACTCCCCTCTCTCTCTAGTTGTgcgaccctgtgcaagtcacttaaccctgtttgtctcagtttcctcattagtaaaatgagccggagaaggaaatggtaaaccactccagtatctttgctgagaaaaccgcaaatgaggtcatgaagagttggacatgagtgaaacgactgaacaagaacaactccacatatatatatatatgtgtgtatgtgtgcattatatatacatatacacatatatatacacacactttctTGCTTGGTAATCACATCTCTTCTCATGGATTCAGGTACTTTTACACAAATGAATCCCTATCTATTCAACTATCCTTAATCTCTCCTGAATTTATCTTGTAGCGTATTGATATCTCCATCTGGTCATCCTGTAAGAATCTGAAAATAAAAGTATCTAAAAAGGGAGCCCAGGTTTTTCTCCCAAACCCATCTCCTCCCCagactttctcatttttgtttctccACCCCGCCCCCCCAAACTTCCCCTTCTCTCACACAGCCTCtgccctagttcaggcccttttCACCTCTCCTCTGGACTATTGTGATAGCTTTCTAATTGGCTTCCCTGCCTTCAGCGAGTCAACAaataatagatgcttgttgactgacgaCAGTCTGTCTCCAATGCGTTCAACACTCCTAAAACAGATCTAAAACCATgtccctcccttactcaaaaacgAATGGTTCCTAATTGcctcaaagataaaatacaaaatcctcagcctggaatttaggatcataggatttagagctggccATCTAATCTGGTATTCTcctcttacagataaagaactgagactcagagtagTTTAGCATCTTGGTTAAGGCCACCCAGCTCTCTGAgataggttttgaacccaggtcttcctaatgccaagtccagccctctatccattagacttagctgcctctaaggccttccacaatctggctccagcccaCCCTTCCAGTCTTAACTTCgtattcctccttccccttcactCACTTTACATGGCACTGATATGTGTCTGCTAACTGTTCCCAGGGTGCAACATTCCCTCTCCTGCCTCCTGGCCTTTGTACCACCTGACGCCCCATTCTGAATTTCGCTTCCTCTTGGTTTACACCTGGAACCTTCTTCAAAGCAGAGTTCAGGTATTGCCTCTGGCAGGGGACATTTTCCACTCTCCCCTTGAGAGCGTTCTCCCTTTTGAGATTGCgtttattttgtgttattaatttatttggtattagtcatgtcattattagtttacattttatcatttAACTTCAAAAATAACTGATTTATTCCTTACACATTTTTATTTGCATCAGTGATGTTATTTTTTAACATGTCTACTTCGTGGAGCTGTTGCAGTCCTCACTGGTACAAGAGTTTAGGGAGGTTTAGTTTACCTTTGGCCCCGCACTGCTGGCCTGAAGCTGCTTTCGTAACCCGCCCGTCGTGGGGCCCACGTCACGCGTGGGGGAGTTGTCCCGTTCATTCCAGCTCCTGCGCAGAGGCGGAGCCCCGGCTGGAGCCCGCCCCGAGTCCCACATCGCCCGCCCCGCGTCCCCCCCGCGTCCCCCGCCGCCCTCGTTCAGGGACTCGGAGAGGAGCAGGACGGATCTCGGGGACAaaacacttttaattttttacaaTCCCTCCGCAGAGCTGCGGCCGGGGGTTTCCATAGTAACGCGCTCCTCCTTCCGGTCCGCCCGATGCTTGACGCCCCGCCCTCCAGCCGTGGACCATCGCGCTCCCCGCCCCCTACGGGCCGCCAGGGACGCAAGTTACAAGGCCCGCCCTCCCACGCGCCGGCCGCGGACGGCCCCGCGTGCCGATTGGTGGGTGCGGAAGTCCGTCGTTGCTAGGGCGGTGTTCTGCTGGGGAGCCCGGGAAGATGGTGGCCGAACGCAGCGATCGGTAAGGAAAGCGGGAGACCTCGCAGGCCCTGCCGCCCCCGCACCCCGTGGGGCCCCAGACGGAGCTCTCTGCCCTTTCTGGGAGGCCTTCGGAAGTCAGACCCCTAGGACCTTAAAGAAAAGGGGCCTGGATACCCCTGGCTCAGGCGCTGGGCGAGGCCTTGGAGCGGGGGGGGggttcctcctccctctcccgcCCCGCGTGTCAGCGATCGGCCACGCCCCCTCCTGCGGCCTCGGGTCTCGCTGATCGCGCTCCTGAAGCCCCTGCTGCAGAGCCCCCTAGCGCTTCCCCTCAACCTCTGCCTCCTCCCGCAGGCGCGCTGGTGAGAACACGGACTGAGCGCTTGCGGTCGCAGTAGTCCTGATCCTTTCTGGCCTTCCACATGGCCCTCGCCGCCTTGAAGGAGCTCCAGGCCGGCGAGCATCCCCCCTTGCTAGTCTTTGAGGTGGGCAGGAACTCCCAGTTGGACTCCCTGAGCTACCAGTCACCCGCCATGCGACGAGTCTTCGCGAAGTTCCCAGAAGTGTTGTTCATAAACCGGACCCACAACCCCCGAGGCAAAATACTGTACACCTTCCTGGTGGATGGCCCAGGGGTGCAGCCCGAGAGCAGCCTGACCAGGATAGTGTATTTCTCTGTCCCAGTTAAAGAGAACACTGAGGGGTTGGTTCAGCTGTTCCAAACTTTCAAAAAGTTTAACCCTGAGTGGAAGAGAATTTGTACCATCCTAGTGGATCCTTATTTCTCCCTGCTGCCTGTTCTAGCTATGGAATTTCCATCTGCAGAGATACTTCTGTCTGCCTTTCATGTATGTAAGTTTCTTCAGGGAAAGTTCCACCGACTTGCCCTAGAGCACTCGGTGAAGAAGGTGCTGCTCACCACCCTGAAGAACACTGTGTGTTCCGCCACAGCCAGTAACCTGAAGAAAATGCACACTCTACTTAGTGACTCAGTGCCCCAGGACCTGCAGCCTGACCTTCACCTGAGCTGGCTCCTAGATGACCGTATCTGGCTGGCACACAGGTGGAGGAGTAAGGCTGAGAGTATCTGTTACTTTCAGGACTTAGAGATCACAATTCGGGCTTTAAGCCAGTTCTTTGGTATTGAATTGTCTGTGGAAAGGAGTATTCTTTCCCTGATAGAGTATTTGAAGCAGAAAGTTGAGAAGGAAGGGGCCTCCAACCCAGACCTAAGTATCCCAGCCAACTGTACCCCACCAAAGCCTTCTGTAGAAATTACCAAGCTGCAGGAGGTGGAAACCTGCATCCAACATTCCTTGCAAACCATTTGTGCAGAACCTGCTGCCCAACTCTGCTTGGGAGAGTTTGCTGTGGTCCAGAAGTCTGTACAGCTGATTGGCTCAAGCACAGACAAGGTGAATGTCCAGATCTTAGAGGACATGCATGAAGTACACCCTCAAGGCCCAGGCAGCTGTACCTGCCACTTCAACCAAACATTTGGCCTGCCCTGCCGCCATATTTTGGCTGTTCTTAGCTCCCGCCAGCAAGTGCTGCAGCCTGAAATGCTACCTGAACAGTGGAAACCTGGCTGCAGGACACCCCCAGGAAATGTAGACAGCCTGGCCAATATCCTGGGCAGCAAGTGgaatgtggccctggacaaggaGCTGCTGGTAGCATTCCTCACTGGGGAGGTGAGGCGGCTTTTGCTTCAGTGCAGCCGGGAAGAGTTTGAGCGTCGATACAACACCCTCCGTGAACTGGCAGACAGCTGGATTGGACCTTACTTCCAAGTGCAAGTCTAGgttgtcttcttttctctcagcTGGATGTACTCTTCTATGACCCACCTAACTGTCCTTCCTTAACCCAGCTAAAGGGGGTGATAATTATTACCTAGGACAATGACATagcctctcagcttcagttttctcagataTTAAATGGAATTATCTATTCTGCTAACCTACctcacaagactgttgtgaggaatGCATTTTCTAAACTCTGTAGTGCTATAGAAATGAGATTTGTTTTTATccaatggggaaaagggaaagagtaaTGTACCCCAGCACATTCCAACTTGCTTTTGCAAGCACTTTGTACTTTCTTAAGGTCAGCTGACTTAATAGAGGAGAAAGATAGAGACCAAATGACAGGTCAGCCCAGCTGCCCAGTCAACTGACTCCATCCCCCCCAACCTCCAACCAAGCAGATCTAAGCATTTTTTCAGCCTAGGAACTTTCTCTAGTACCTATGCTCTATGTCCCACTGCCCTGCTTGGTCTTTGTGACAAAATCTGAATGCTACTTATGTCAGTATTGATTATTTAGAACCTTAACCCATTTCCCTGAAAAAGAGTATTATTTGTCATTCCTAATATCCTGTTCCCTACCTACTGCCAGCAGGGGAAATTTGGATTGGATAAAGGTTTATAGCAAAGATAGTAAGTTGACTGATTGCTGCTACcttagaaataggaaaagaatacTACCCCTTCTCCccaattaatttttgtaatctTAAGTTATTGCACTGTTCTCTGGTCAAATCCATTTCCCTGTAAAAGTGAATAAACTTCCTAGTACTTGGCAATATTGAAGCGCTGGTGTGTAAATATCACATACTCCCCATAGTCCCATCCCCTGCAGAAATGGGTcccccacctagctgctcaataACCATACAGAGAAGCCACCCAGTGAGTCTAGTGCAATTTCATCTGGCTACAAGCAGGAACCAGGACCCTGACTCCTTCTGGGCCCCACCATTGGGGCCT from Notamacropus eugenii isolate mMacEug1 chromosome 1, mMacEug1.pri_v2, whole genome shotgun sequence includes these protein-coding regions:
- the ZSWIM1 gene encoding zinc finger SWIM domain-containing protein 1, coding for MALAALKELQAGEHPPLLVFEVGRNSQLDSLSYQSPAMRRVFAKFPEVLFINRTHNPRGKILYTFLVDGPGVQPESSLTRIVYFSVPVKENTEGLVQLFQTFKKFNPEWKRICTILVDPYFSLLPVLAMEFPSAEILLSAFHVCKFLQGKFHRLALEHSVKKVLLTTLKNTVCSATASNLKKMHTLLSDSVPQDLQPDLHLSWLLDDRIWLAHRWRSKAESICYFQDLEITIRALSQFFGIELSVERSILSLIEYLKQKVEKEGASNPDLSIPANCTPPKPSVEITKLQEVETCIQHSLQTICAEPAAQLCLGEFAVVQKSVQLIGSSTDKVNVQILEDMHEVHPQGPGSCTCHFNQTFGLPCRHILAVLSSRQQVLQPEMLPEQWKPGCRTPPGNVDSLANILGSKWNVALDKELLVAFLTGEVRRLLLQCSREEFERRYNTLRELADSWIGPYFQVQV